Proteins encoded together in one Streptomyces sp. B1I3 window:
- a CDS encoding NAD(P)/FAD-dependent oxidoreductase: MARIAVIGAGTGAMAAAARLAVAGHRVTVYERSQTHGGSLGRYARDGFVFDTGPSLLHLPAVYRDLFVKTGKEPLEQCVTLTQVDPASRHLFADGTAVSLPNASRAGVAGALDRALGEGAGARWGDFLDRAGTAWDRSRRPLLEEPLPEDRQVLNRDPYPAVRRRRLLRSARQAGTLAEVGAWELADPRLAALLDGYALSYGLDPRRAPAAAALLPYMEETFGSWYVAGGMRALADAVYERCLARRVTFVFGADVVRVLEADGRAAGVELADGTCADADVVVLGAQPRPGLVPGQQGRPGGGPAGEPPTAGGPVPGRFLVLLSLRGAREAGAVHRTVVHTDDGAAEQEAVFGGRTAARPTVTVSRPDDPGTRPDEAHEAVTLMATVAPHGPVDWTDAALRERFADTMIDRAAAAVPGLRERIVHAEPRTPADTAADTGAEGGSVPAPALAGAGGAYLHEGNRTALPGLYLAGGWSHPGGGPAHAGMSGALVAGLVVEGDGFRGSR; the protein is encoded by the coding sequence ATGGCACGAATTGCGGTGATCGGCGCCGGGACGGGCGCGATGGCGGCGGCGGCCCGGCTCGCCGTGGCAGGCCACCGGGTGACGGTGTACGAGCGGTCGCAGACCCACGGCGGCTCTCTCGGCCGGTATGCCCGTGACGGCTTCGTCTTCGACACCGGGCCCTCGCTGCTCCACCTGCCCGCGGTCTACCGCGACCTGTTCGTGAAGACGGGCAAGGAGCCGCTGGAGCAGTGTGTGACCCTCACCCAGGTCGACCCGGCGAGCCGCCACCTGTTCGCGGACGGCACCGCGGTGTCGCTGCCCAACGCCTCACGGGCCGGGGTGGCCGGCGCGCTGGACCGGGCGCTCGGCGAGGGCGCCGGAGCCCGCTGGGGTGATTTCCTGGACCGGGCCGGGACCGCCTGGGACCGGTCGCGCAGGCCGCTGCTGGAGGAGCCCCTGCCCGAGGACCGGCAGGTACTGAACCGCGACCCGTATCCCGCCGTGCGCCGGCGCAGGCTGCTGCGCTCCGCACGGCAGGCGGGGACCCTGGCGGAAGTGGGCGCCTGGGAGCTCGCGGATCCCCGGCTGGCCGCCCTTCTGGACGGGTACGCCCTGTCCTACGGGCTGGACCCGCGACGCGCTCCGGCAGCCGCCGCCCTTCTGCCGTACATGGAGGAGACCTTCGGCAGCTGGTACGTCGCCGGGGGGATGCGGGCCCTCGCCGACGCGGTGTACGAGCGGTGCCTGGCCCGCCGGGTGACGTTCGTCTTCGGTGCCGACGTGGTGCGGGTGCTGGAGGCGGACGGCCGCGCGGCAGGCGTCGAGCTCGCCGACGGCACCTGTGCCGATGCCGATGTCGTCGTTCTCGGCGCGCAGCCGCGTCCGGGCCTGGTGCCCGGTCAGCAGGGCCGACCCGGCGGGGGCCCGGCGGGAGAGCCGCCCACGGCGGGCGGCCCGGTGCCCGGCCGCTTCCTGGTGCTGCTGTCGTTGCGCGGCGCGCGCGAGGCCGGCGCGGTGCACCGGACGGTGGTGCACACCGACGACGGAGCCGCGGAGCAGGAGGCGGTGTTCGGCGGCCGGACCGCCGCACGGCCCACGGTGACGGTGTCGCGTCCGGACGATCCCGGCACCCGCCCGGACGAGGCGCACGAGGCGGTGACCCTGATGGCGACGGTGGCCCCGCACGGCCCGGTCGACTGGACGGACGCGGCGCTGCGCGAACGGTTCGCCGACACGATGATCGACAGGGCCGCGGCGGCCGTCCCGGGCCTGCGCGAGCGGATCGTCCACGCCGAGCCGCGCACCCCTGCGGACACGGCTGCCGACACGGGCGCCGAGGGCGGCTCGGTGCCCGCCCCGGCCCTGGCCGGGGCGGGCGGCGCGTACCTGCACGAGGGCAACCGCACCGCGCTGCCGGGGCTGTACCTGGCGGGTGGCTGGTCGCATCCGGGCGGCGGGCCGGCGCATGCCGGGATGTCGGGTGCGCTGGTCGCCGGGCTCGTCGTGGAGGGCGACGGCTTCCGCGGGTCCAGGTGA
- a CDS encoding DUF4126 domain-containing protein produces MSVLPLVFTSGWASGINAYAVVLLLGVFGATGLADEVPESLQRTDVLVVAGLLFLCEAVADKIPYVDSAWDTVHTVVRPVAGAVVAALLAGTSGSLPELAAGAVGGSTALMSHLVKAGTRMAVNTSPEPFSNVGVSVAEDLGVAGVITLAVFHPVAAAVVAGSLLLLGMVILVFLASRIRRFLRRRAQRREERSLAGAGRHRPHG; encoded by the coding sequence GTGTCCGTACTCCCCCTGGTGTTCACGAGCGGCTGGGCGAGCGGGATCAACGCCTACGCGGTGGTCCTCCTGCTCGGCGTCTTCGGTGCGACGGGCCTCGCCGACGAGGTGCCCGAGTCGTTGCAGCGCACGGACGTGCTCGTGGTCGCCGGCTTGCTCTTCCTGTGCGAGGCGGTGGCCGACAAGATCCCGTACGTGGACTCGGCGTGGGACACCGTCCACACGGTGGTCCGGCCGGTGGCCGGCGCGGTCGTCGCGGCACTGCTGGCGGGCACGAGCGGATCGCTGCCGGAGCTCGCGGCCGGGGCCGTGGGCGGGTCCACCGCGCTGATGAGCCATCTGGTGAAGGCGGGGACCAGGATGGCCGTCAACACCTCGCCCGAGCCGTTCAGCAACGTCGGGGTCAGTGTCGCGGAGGACCTGGGCGTCGCCGGCGTCATCACCCTCGCGGTCTTCCACCCGGTCGCCGCGGCCGTCGTCGCCGGAAGCCTGTTGCTGCTCGGCATGGTGATACTCGTCTTCCTCGCTTCCCGGATCCGCCGTTTCCTGCGCCGCCGGGCGCAGCGCCGCGAGGAGAGGAGCCTGGCCGGGGCCGGCCGGCACCGGCCTCACGGGTGA
- a CDS encoding TetR/AcrR family transcriptional regulator, translating into MDSSSTTRRQATRQKLYEAAVTLIAEKGFSATTVDEIADRAGVAKGTVYYNFKSKTELFEELLRHGVGLLTLSLRTAAEQTDERGGTRVEALDAMIRAGLAFIDRYPAFTQLYVAELWRTNRAWQSTLLVVRQEAVAVVEQVLRDGVAGGELSEEIDIQLTAAALVGMVLVAALDWQAFQPERTIDDVHSALSLLLHGRVSGR; encoded by the coding sequence ATGGACAGCAGTAGCACCACGCGCCGCCAGGCCACCCGGCAGAAGCTCTACGAAGCGGCGGTGACCCTCATCGCGGAGAAGGGCTTCTCGGCGACCACGGTGGACGAGATCGCCGACCGCGCGGGGGTGGCCAAGGGCACGGTCTACTACAACTTCAAGAGCAAGACGGAGCTCTTCGAGGAGCTGTTGCGGCACGGCGTGGGTCTGCTCACCCTGTCGCTGCGCACCGCCGCCGAGCAGACCGACGAGCGCGGCGGCACCCGTGTGGAGGCCCTGGACGCGATGATCCGGGCCGGTCTCGCCTTCATCGACCGCTATCCGGCCTTCACCCAGCTGTACGTCGCCGAACTCTGGCGCACCAACCGCGCCTGGCAGTCGACGCTCCTGGTGGTGCGGCAGGAAGCCGTGGCCGTGGTCGAGCAGGTGCTCCGGGACGGCGTCGCCGGCGGTGAGCTCAGCGAGGAGATCGACATCCAGCTGACGGCCGCCGCGCTGGTGGGAATGGTGCTCGTGGCCGCCCTGGACTGGCAGGCGTTCCAGCCCGAGCGGACGATCGACGACGTGCACTCGGCTCTTTCCCTGTTGCTGCACGGTCGCGTCAGCGGTCGCTGA
- a CDS encoding YhgE/Pip domain-containing protein codes for MRAPKLAALELRRFGRGRMPRAALVALLLLPLLYGALYLWSFWDPYGRLDRIPVALVNNDKGAPSEGGRLAAGDEIAGRLLDSKVFDWHEVSTAEAGRGLEDGTYYLSLTMPADFSERIASSGGGSPETGALQVRTNDANNYIVGQISRTVFAEVRSAASTKASRGFLDRIFINFSGLHDATAKAAKGAGDLESGITKAKKGSKDLADGLKDAKAGSGKLSGGVVKLNKGAGDLETGSRQVADGTQQLADKVNTVASDVRPFLKDNGKAIGDTARLVSDSSKAVRDNLDLLAKAAPTASAAAHTASDDLADVYRLRCEQQPLPDSAVCPELKRARTAAADVADVSDDVQALVDDQNGDLTKLRSQLATLQKQADALAKRSPHLDTDLESAVKKINALNTGAHKVAKGADALHTGLGTAKTGAGDLDSGIKKLRTGATNLDSGLHRLGDGSADLTQGLHDGVGKIPDYDKDDRDARTGVMADPVRLASSSLHAAPNYGTGFAPYFIPLSLWVGAMVAYMLIQPLNRRALSAGAPAWRIAFAGWLPVAGIGLAQVGALMAVLHWRLGLQMAHAAGTIAFLALVTCCFAAIVQWLNARFGAAGRILVLAMLMLQLTSAGGTYPVQTSPGFFGAIHPYLPMTYVVNGLRRLVTGGGLGPVWQASAVLLAFTAGALALTALAARRKQVWTLDRLHPELSL; via the coding sequence ATGCGAGCGCCGAAACTGGCCGCGCTTGAGCTGAGGCGGTTCGGCCGGGGACGGATGCCGCGTGCCGCGCTGGTGGCACTCCTGCTGCTGCCCCTGCTGTACGGCGCCCTCTACCTGTGGTCGTTCTGGGATCCGTACGGACGGCTCGACCGCATCCCCGTCGCGCTCGTCAACAACGACAAGGGCGCACCCTCCGAGGGCGGTCGTCTGGCGGCGGGTGACGAGATCGCCGGCAGGCTGCTCGACTCCAAGGTCTTCGACTGGCACGAGGTCAGCACGGCCGAGGCCGGCCGGGGTCTCGAGGACGGGACGTACTACCTCTCGCTGACCATGCCGGCCGACTTCAGCGAGCGGATCGCGTCCAGCGGGGGCGGCTCACCGGAGACCGGCGCCCTGCAGGTCCGTACGAACGACGCCAACAACTACATCGTGGGGCAGATCTCCCGGACGGTGTTCGCCGAGGTCCGCAGCGCCGCGTCGACCAAGGCGTCACGCGGGTTCCTCGACCGGATCTTCATCAACTTCTCGGGCCTCCACGACGCGACCGCGAAGGCGGCCAAGGGCGCGGGCGACCTCGAGAGCGGTATCACCAAGGCCAAGAAGGGATCCAAGGACCTCGCGGACGGGCTGAAGGACGCCAAGGCGGGGAGCGGCAAGCTGTCCGGCGGGGTCGTCAAGCTGAACAAGGGCGCGGGTGACCTGGAGACCGGTTCCCGGCAGGTGGCCGACGGCACGCAGCAGCTCGCCGACAAGGTGAACACGGTCGCCTCCGACGTACGGCCCTTCCTGAAGGACAACGGCAAGGCCATCGGGGACACGGCCCGGCTGGTCTCCGACTCCTCCAAGGCCGTACGGGACAACCTGGACCTGCTGGCGAAGGCGGCTCCCACCGCCTCGGCCGCCGCCCACACCGCCTCCGACGACCTGGCCGACGTCTACCGGCTCCGCTGCGAGCAGCAGCCGCTGCCCGATTCCGCCGTCTGCCCGGAGCTGAAGCGGGCCAGGACCGCGGCTGCGGACGTGGCGGACGTCTCGGACGACGTGCAGGCCCTGGTCGACGACCAGAACGGCGACCTGACCAAGCTGCGGTCCCAGTTGGCGACCCTCCAGAAGCAGGCCGACGCCCTCGCGAAGCGCTCGCCGCACCTGGACACCGACCTGGAGTCCGCGGTCAAGAAGATCAACGCGCTCAACACCGGTGCCCACAAGGTCGCCAAGGGCGCCGACGCGCTCCACACCGGTCTCGGCACCGCCAAGACCGGGGCCGGGGACCTGGACAGCGGGATCAAGAAACTCAGGACGGGCGCCACGAACCTGGACAGCGGGCTCCACCGCCTCGGTGACGGCTCGGCCGACCTCACCCAAGGGCTGCACGACGGCGTCGGCAAGATCCCCGATTACGACAAGGACGACCGTGACGCCCGTACCGGCGTCATGGCCGATCCGGTGCGGCTGGCCTCCTCGTCGCTGCACGCCGCGCCCAACTACGGCACCGGTTTCGCCCCGTACTTCATCCCCCTCTCGCTCTGGGTGGGCGCGATGGTGGCGTACATGCTGATCCAGCCGCTCAACCGGCGCGCGCTCTCGGCGGGGGCTCCGGCCTGGCGCATCGCCTTCGCGGGCTGGCTGCCGGTCGCGGGGATCGGCCTCGCCCAGGTCGGTGCCCTCATGGCCGTACTCCACTGGCGGCTCGGCCTGCAGATGGCGCACGCGGCCGGAACGATCGCCTTCCTGGCACTGGTCACCTGCTGTTTCGCCGCGATCGTCCAGTGGCTGAACGCCCGTTTCGGAGCGGCGGGCCGCATCCTCGTCCTCGCGATGCTGATGCTGCAGCTGACCTCGGCCGGGGGGACGTATCCCGTGCAGACCAGCCCGGGCTTCTTCGGGGCGATCCATCCCTACCTGCCGATGACCTACGTGGTGAACGGCCTGCGCCGGCTTGTCACGGGCGGCGGGCTCGGCCCGGTCTGGCAGGCAAGTGCCGTCCTGCTGGCCTTCACCGCGGGCGCGCTGGCACTGACCGCGCTCGCCGCACGCCGCAAACAGGTGTGGACACTGGACCGGCTGCACCCGGAGCTCAGTCTGTGA
- a CDS encoding ATP-binding cassette domain-containing protein, producing MDSPQGAAVSAVDFGLKGPRGWAFRGVDFAAEPGTLVAIEGPSGSGRTCLLLALTGRMRATQGHAEVAGLRLPGRRAAAVRRISALGPVPGVSELDPAFTVGEHLRERVLLQRRFDGSLRSLLRPRAARTAMARATIDAALDAAGLDLTDLPKAERTSVRDLERLEAMRLSAALALMGGPRLLAVDDTDLKLSAADRAEAWKLLRTLADRGTTVLAVCSEAPEDTLTVRTGTRADASVADGDPTADDMTTEEKRADASAETGRA from the coding sequence GTGGACAGCCCGCAGGGTGCGGCGGTGAGCGCTGTGGACTTCGGACTGAAGGGGCCACGCGGCTGGGCCTTTCGAGGTGTCGATTTCGCCGCCGAGCCCGGAACGCTTGTGGCGATCGAGGGCCCGTCCGGCTCGGGCCGTACCTGCCTTCTGCTCGCCCTCACCGGCCGGATGCGTGCCACACAGGGGCACGCGGAGGTCGCCGGCCTGCGCCTGCCGGGTCGCCGGGCGGCCGCCGTCCGCCGGATCAGCGCACTGGGACCGGTACCCGGTGTCAGCGAACTCGATCCCGCCTTCACCGTCGGCGAACACCTGCGGGAGAGGGTTCTGCTGCAGCGCCGCTTCGACGGTTCGCTGCGCTCCCTGCTGCGCCCGCGCGCCGCGCGGACCGCCATGGCACGGGCGACGATCGACGCCGCCCTGGACGCGGCGGGCCTGGACCTCACGGACCTGCCCAAGGCGGAACGCACGTCCGTACGGGACCTGGAGCGCCTCGAGGCGATGCGCCTGTCCGCCGCCCTCGCGCTGATGGGCGGTCCGCGGTTGCTGGCGGTGGACGACACCGATCTCAAACTCTCCGCGGCCGACCGCGCGGAGGCCTGGAAACTGCTGCGGACCCTCGCGGACCGCGGGACGACCGTGCTCGCCGTGTGCAGCGAAGCCCCCGAGGACACGCTCACCGTGCGCACCGGAACCCGGGCCGACGCCTCCGTCGCGGACGGGGACCCCACGGCTGATGACATGACGACCGAGGAGAAGAGGGCAGATGCGAGCGCCGAAACTGGCCGCGCTTGA
- a CDS encoding SAV_6107 family HEPN domain-containing protein: MASSSAAAAPRRRAGSPAPSLTGPATDVHPVLRRTTAPPAALDLLAQAHTGLDEAAVLDVPNERYATAHLAALRTAAAVLAARGRPETSRRRRERIRSAWEVLPEIAPELTEWSALFASGARRRARAEAGIPGAATSRDADDLLRDAAMFLRLVERLLVLHPVLPQPRGDRPV, from the coding sequence ATGGCCAGCTCGTCCGCAGCCGCCGCCCCGCGGCGCCGCGCAGGCAGCCCTGCCCCCTCACTGACCGGTCCGGCAACCGACGTCCACCCCGTGCTGCGCCGCACCACGGCACCACCCGCCGCACTCGATCTGCTCGCCCAGGCGCACACGGGCCTGGACGAGGCCGCCGTCCTGGACGTGCCCAACGAGCGGTACGCCACCGCCCACCTCGCGGCGCTGCGCACCGCTGCCGCGGTCCTCGCCGCCCGCGGCCGGCCCGAAACGAGCAGGCGCCGCCGCGAGCGGATCCGCAGCGCCTGGGAGGTCCTCCCGGAGATCGCACCGGAACTCACCGAGTGGAGCGCCCTGTTCGCCTCGGGCGCGCGGCGCAGGGCCCGTGCGGAAGCGGGCATACCCGGTGCGGCCACCAGCCGCGATGCCGATGACCTGCTGCGGGACGCGGCGATGTTCCTGCGCCTGGTCGAGCGGCTCCTGGTGCTCCATCCGGTCCTTCCGCAACCCCGCGGGGACCGGCCCGTGTAG
- a CDS encoding bifunctional 2-polyprenyl-6-hydroxyphenol methylase/3-demethylubiquinol 3-O-methyltransferase UbiG — MSDQLRPRASLRTAVVWEVLKDALERRVKVTGREVLDVLDTGGGTGNFAVPVARLGHRVTVVDPSPNALFALERRAAEAGVDDRVRGVQGDILGLFEVVDRAGYDAVLCHGVLEYVDDPAEGVRNAVDALRPSGALSLLGAGLGGAVLARALAGHFTEARHALTDPAGRWGEGDPVPRRFTADQLTGLVAAAGVDVGAVHGVRVFADLVPGVLVDTESGAMEALLRLEAAVAELPSFHSVATQLHVLGEKRA, encoded by the coding sequence GTGTCGGACCAGCTGCGCCCCCGCGCCTCCCTCCGTACCGCCGTGGTCTGGGAGGTCCTCAAGGACGCTCTCGAGCGCCGGGTCAAGGTGACCGGCAGGGAAGTCCTGGACGTGCTCGACACCGGCGGCGGCACCGGTAACTTCGCGGTGCCCGTCGCGCGGCTCGGCCACCGGGTCACCGTCGTCGACCCCAGCCCCAACGCCCTGTTCGCCCTGGAGCGCCGCGCGGCCGAAGCAGGGGTCGACGACCGGGTCCGGGGCGTCCAGGGGGACATCCTCGGCCTGTTCGAGGTGGTGGACCGCGCGGGGTACGACGCGGTCCTCTGCCACGGCGTCCTGGAGTACGTGGACGATCCCGCCGAGGGCGTACGGAACGCCGTCGACGCGCTCCGCCCGTCCGGCGCTCTCAGCCTCCTCGGCGCGGGGCTCGGCGGCGCCGTCCTGGCGCGGGCGCTCGCCGGGCACTTCACCGAGGCCCGCCACGCGCTGACGGACCCGGCAGGGCGCTGGGGCGAAGGCGACCCGGTGCCCCGCCGCTTCACCGCCGACCAGCTGACCGGCCTGGTCGCCGCCGCCGGGGTCGACGTCGGTGCGGTCCACGGCGTACGGGTCTTCGCCGATCTCGTACCGGGCGTACTGGTGGACACCGAGTCCGGCGCGATGGAGGCCCTCCTGAGGCTGGAGGCGGCCGTCGCGGAACTGCCGTCCTTCCACTCGGTGGCGACCCAGCTGCACGTTCTGGGCGAGAAGCGCGCCTGA
- a CDS encoding DUF3040 domain-containing protein has translation MPLSEHEQRMLEQMERALYAEDPKFATALEGSGLRRYTRRRVYQAVVGFLVGIALLMAGMVAQQIWISVVGFLVMLGCAVLAVTGWRKAPKPGEQQQPAGSGSGGGGESRHPRQRRSMMNRIEQRWQRRRDEQGQ, from the coding sequence GTGCCGCTCTCGGAGCACGAGCAGCGCATGCTCGAGCAGATGGAGCGAGCGCTGTACGCCGAAGATCCCAAGTTCGCTACAGCGCTTGAGGGAAGCGGGCTGCGCAGGTACACCCGGCGACGGGTCTACCAGGCGGTGGTCGGCTTTCTGGTGGGTATCGCGCTCCTCATGGCCGGAATGGTCGCCCAGCAGATCTGGATCAGCGTGGTGGGATTCCTCGTCATGCTGGGCTGTGCCGTGCTGGCGGTCACCGGGTGGCGCAAAGCGCCCAAGCCCGGTGAGCAGCAGCAGCCGGCAGGGAGCGGGAGTGGGGGCGGCGGCGAAAGCCGACATCCCAGGCAGCGCCGGTCGATGATGAACCGGATCGAGCAGCGGTGGCAGCGCCGCCGCGACGAACAAGGTCAGTGA